The stretch of DNA TGAAAATGTGGAGTGGGAATCACTATTCTAGTCAAAATGTACATGGTAACAGAATCACTCTTTTGATTCCCTCGGAGTCTACAATGAGACGACCTAGTACTTAAGAACCTCTCGCTGCGTCAAACTCTCTTTAATCCTTCCTCTTCAAGCTCTTTCACTCTCTCCCATGGCCGCCACCAATCTCTCCCCTGTGTCTTCTTATCTAGCTAAACCTGCTCCTCTCCCTCTGAACCAACCCCATACCCATATTTCTCTACCCTCCAATGTCCTCCCTAAATCTTCCTTCCCTCACAAACCTTGCTTGTCCCACTACCCCACCTCCTCTCACACCCACAAAACTCCTCTCTCAGTTTCATCCAAAAACCCTCTATCCGACCTTTTCCCCTCAAAAAACCAATGCCCGGAAGATCATTCTCTGGATTTCGATGATGACGATAAGCCCCGCGAAGAGTGCGGAGTCGTCGGAATATTCGGCGACTCGGAGGCATCCCGGCTCTGTTACTTGGCTCTCCACGCGCTACAGCACCGTGGCCAGGAAGGCGCCGGCATCGTTGCCGTTAAAGACGACGTGCTCCAATCGGTTACAGGGGTGGGATTAGTCTCTGAAGTATTCAACGAGTCGAAACTCCATCACTTACCCGGAGATTTGGCTATTGGACACGTGCGGTACTCGACTGCGGGTTCTTCTATGCTCAAGAACGTGCAGCCCTTTGTTGCAGGGTACAGGTTTGGCTCTGTTGGGGTAGCCCACAATGGTAATTTGGTGAATTATCGTTCTCTTCGGGCTAAGCTTGAAGAGACTGGTTCAATTTTCAATACTAGCTCTGATACAGAGGTTGTGCTTCATCTTATTGCTATTTCAAAAGACAGGccttttgttttgagaattgtGGATGCATGCGAGAAGCTTGAGGGGGCTTATTCAATGGTGTTCTTGACCGAGGACAAGCTGGTTGCGGTGCGAGACCCGTTTGGGTTTAGGCCTTTGGTTATGGGAAGGAGGAGCAACGGTGCTGTGGTGTTTGCCTCGGAAACTTGTGCTCTTGATTTGATTGAAGCCACATATGAGAGGGAGGTCTTTCCTGGTGAAGTTTTGGTGGTTGACAAAAGTGGGGTGCAATCACTTTGCCTAATGCCTCATCCTCAACCAAAACAATGTATCTTTGAGCATATATACTTTGCTTTGCCCAATTCGGTGATTTTCGGGCGGTCTGTTTACGAGTCACG from Juglans microcarpa x Juglans regia isolate MS1-56 chromosome 3S, Jm3101_v1.0, whole genome shotgun sequence encodes:
- the LOC121258040 gene encoding amidophosphoribosyltransferase, chloroplastic-like; this encodes MAATNLSPVSSYLAKPAPLPLNQPHTHISLPSNVLPKSSFPHKPCLSHYPTSSHTHKTPLSVSSKNPLSDLFPSKNQCPEDHSLDFDDDDKPREECGVVGIFGDSEASRLCYLALHALQHRGQEGAGIVAVKDDVLQSVTGVGLVSEVFNESKLHHLPGDLAIGHVRYSTAGSSMLKNVQPFVAGYRFGSVGVAHNGNLVNYRSLRAKLEETGSIFNTSSDTEVVLHLIAISKDRPFVLRIVDACEKLEGAYSMVFLTEDKLVAVRDPFGFRPLVMGRRSNGAVVFASETCALDLIEATYEREVFPGEVLVVDKSGVQSLCLMPHPQPKQCIFEHIYFALPNSVIFGRSVYESRYRFGEILATESPVDCDIVIAVPDSGVVAALGYAAKAGVPFQQGLIRSHYVGRTFIEPSQKIRDFGVKLKLSPVRAVLEGKRVVVVDDSIVRGTTSSKIVRLLKEAGAKEVHMRIASPPIIGSCYYGVDTPSSEELISNRMNAEEIREFIGSDSLSFLPFDSLKKLLGSDSPNYCYACFSGKYPVEPRELKVKGVGDFVDDGINGSLESIGGGWVQAKPKTELEVSGA